A DNA window from Parabacteroides johnsonii DSM 18315 contains the following coding sequences:
- a CDS encoding TonB-dependent receptor, whose amino-acid sequence MYRKHVGRALILALMLSGATSMNAQRITRQFKNVPLKTVLAEVEKELQYSIIYKKDEVNERKQITRDFKDASLEEVLSAILDNGLSYSVQGKMIVISKKEAAEPSITQQKQIIVKGIVKDENGEPVAGANVVEKGTSNGTITDMDGNFSLSISEGSKLSITYIGYLDKDVAVSKGKTTLNIQLKEDTQALDEVVVVGYGSVKKRDLTGSVSQISSSSIQNQAVMKDPMQALQGKIAGADITMGNSPGASSTIVIRGYNSINAGNDPLIVVDDAPFGGKIDEINPAEIESIDVLKDASSTAIYGSRGANGVVIITTKRARKEAKLSVSYDGYVGVSKSFKNYDMMSGEKYADWKRMANYGKTDKEIFDDIQLKALNSGQFVDWQDLMFSGTGYKTDHNVSINQSNGRNRNMLVLGYNKDQSIIDNMGYERFSARINGDMELAKNLKVGYSSLLALTTRNNGDNSVWKYGTVLDPLTEVYDENGDLRFYNSGWYQTVLHSNPLFDTDKSNVDNKEKRTRILLNLFADWEIVTGLKFRTSLTYGLSAIENGIYRSATSQARQLADPSAEYKKTNEQQITFTNMLNYKKTWNEHSLDASLVHDMQTDKSELVGLTGQGMPYFGSSFNVNEAPDVFTRLSSVRKWALLSFMGRINYSFKDRYLLTLTGRYDGSSRLAKGNKWDFFPSVALAWRMNDESFLRDVDWLSNLKLRLSWGNSGNTAISEYATQGALGKYVYYFGTTEQSAMGYLPTELANNQLGWERTEEYNVGVDFGFLNNRINGSIDGYVRNTDDLLMKRNLPITTGYEFTWQNVGKTRNSGVEIALNTVPVITKDFKWTVDLTFGYNKNEIVELFNGKEDSPGNKWFIGEPLYIERLYKYIGVWQKGEEEEAARYGREPGNPKIEDVNNNGVYDEGDLHTFNKIPKWTAGLSTGLYYKNFDLNVYFYTRQKYGQVLGVLTDEAGSTRYNHLNVDFWTPDNPSNTCPKPVITNPQELLTSSDYAYRDLSFIRLKNINVGYTLPKEISKKFYSEKFRMYFMVENPYTWTKSDYVGLDPENCNAYTDHRPLTSFVFGVNATF is encoded by the coding sequence ATGTATAGAAAACATGTAGGAAGGGCGTTAATCCTTGCCTTGATGCTTTCTGGAGCCACCTCCATGAATGCACAGCGGATCACCCGGCAATTTAAAAATGTTCCTTTAAAAACAGTATTAGCGGAAGTAGAGAAAGAACTACAGTATTCCATCATTTACAAGAAAGACGAGGTAAATGAACGGAAGCAGATTACGCGAGATTTTAAAGATGCATCCTTGGAAGAAGTGCTATCTGCCATATTGGATAATGGATTGTCTTATTCCGTCCAAGGCAAGATGATTGTAATTTCCAAGAAAGAAGCAGCGGAACCATCTATCACTCAGCAAAAGCAGATCATCGTGAAAGGTATTGTGAAAGATGAAAATGGCGAACCTGTTGCCGGTGCGAATGTTGTTGAAAAGGGAACGTCTAATGGTACGATTACGGATATGGATGGGAATTTCTCTTTGTCGATATCCGAAGGTTCCAAATTAAGTATAACGTACATCGGATATTTGGACAAGGATGTTGCGGTTAGTAAAGGTAAGACAACATTGAACATCCAATTGAAGGAAGATACACAAGCTTTGGATGAAGTGGTTGTGGTTGGCTATGGTTCTGTCAAAAAACGTGACCTGACAGGATCTGTTTCACAGATTTCATCTTCATCGATTCAGAATCAGGCTGTGATGAAAGATCCTATGCAAGCATTGCAAGGTAAAATTGCAGGTGCGGATATTACGATGGGAAACTCTCCCGGAGCATCTTCTACCATTGTGATCCGTGGATATAATTCGATCAATGCGGGCAATGATCCATTGATAGTGGTGGATGATGCTCCGTTCGGAGGAAAGATCGATGAGATCAATCCGGCAGAAATCGAGTCGATTGATGTTTTGAAAGATGCTTCATCCACCGCTATTTATGGTTCTCGAGGAGCAAATGGTGTTGTTATCATTACGACAAAACGTGCCCGTAAGGAAGCTAAACTGTCTGTTAGTTATGACGGATATGTCGGTGTGTCCAAGTCATTCAAAAATTATGATATGATGAGCGGTGAAAAATATGCAGACTGGAAAAGAATGGCTAATTATGGAAAGACAGATAAGGAAATATTTGATGATATTCAATTAAAAGCCTTGAACTCCGGACAATTTGTAGATTGGCAAGATTTGATGTTTAGCGGTACGGGCTATAAAACGGATCATAATGTCAGTATCAACCAGTCGAATGGTCGTAACCGTAATATGTTAGTGTTAGGTTATAATAAAGACCAAAGTATTATTGATAATATGGGATATGAACGTTTCTCTGCCCGTATTAATGGAGATATGGAATTAGCAAAGAACTTGAAAGTCGGTTATTCTTCTTTATTGGCACTGACAACCCGTAATAATGGAGATAATAGTGTTTGGAAATATGGTACTGTACTGGATCCTCTAACGGAGGTGTATGATGAAAATGGTGATTTACGCTTCTATAATAGTGGTTGGTATCAGACGGTATTGCATTCGAATCCTTTGTTCGATACTGATAAAAGTAATGTAGACAATAAGGAGAAGAGAACTCGTATTTTATTGAACCTGTTTGCTGATTGGGAAATTGTTACGGGGCTGAAATTCCGTACCAGTTTGACCTATGGTTTATCCGCAATTGAAAATGGAATTTACAGAAGTGCGACTTCACAGGCTCGGCAGTTGGCGGATCCGTCTGCTGAGTATAAGAAAACGAATGAACAGCAGATTACATTCACAAATATGTTGAATTACAAAAAAACATGGAATGAGCATAGTTTGGATGCTTCGCTTGTACATGATATGCAGACTGATAAATCGGAATTGGTCGGATTGACAGGTCAAGGTATGCCTTATTTTGGTTCTTCGTTTAATGTGAATGAAGCTCCGGATGTCTTTACTCGTCTATCTTCCGTACGAAAATGGGCATTGTTGTCATTCATGGGAAGAATCAATTATTCGTTTAAGGATCGGTATTTATTGACATTGACGGGGCGTTATGATGGCTCTTCCCGTTTGGCTAAAGGTAATAAATGGGACTTTTTCCCATCTGTGGCATTAGCTTGGCGCATGAATGATGAATCATTTTTGAGAGATGTTGATTGGCTTTCAAATTTGAAACTCCGTTTAAGTTGGGGTAATTCAGGAAATACAGCTATATCGGAATATGCAACGCAAGGAGCTTTAGGTAAATATGTCTATTATTTTGGTACAACCGAACAATCGGCTATGGGATATCTCCCTACTGAATTGGCTAATAATCAATTAGGGTGGGAGCGGACAGAAGAATATAATGTTGGTGTTGATTTCGGCTTCTTGAATAACCGTATCAATGGTTCTATTGATGGATATGTCCGTAATACAGATGATTTGTTGATGAAACGTAATTTACCGATTACAACCGGATATGAATTTACTTGGCAGAATGTAGGTAAAACTCGTAATTCAGGTGTGGAAATTGCATTGAATACAGTTCCAGTGATAACGAAAGATTTCAAATGGACAGTGGACTTGACGTTTGGTTATAATAAGAATGAAATAGTCGAATTGTTTAACGGAAAAGAGGATAGCCCAGGTAACAAATGGTTTATTGGAGAGCCGCTGTATATTGAGCGCTTGTATAAATATATCGGCGTTTGGCAAAAGGGAGAAGAGGAAGAGGCTGCACGATATGGGCGTGAACCGGGAAATCCTAAAATAGAAGATGTAAACAATAACGGTGTATATGATGAAGGTGATTTGCACACATTCAATAAAATACCGAAGTGGACAGCAGGTTTATCTACCGGATTGTATTATAAGAACTTTGATTTGAATGTTTATTTCTATACACGTCAGAAATATGGTCAGGTGCTAGGTGTTTTAACAGATGAAGCTGGTTCTACTCGTTATAATCATTTGAATGTAGATTTTTGGACGCCTGATAATCCGTCGAATACGTGTCCTAAACCTGTCATAACCAATCCACAGGAGTTGTTGACATCGAGTGATTATGCTTATAGAGATCTCTCTTTCATTCGTTTGAAGAACATTAACGTGGGCTATACATTGCCGAAAGAAATCTCCAAGAAGTTCTATAGCGAAAAGTTTAGGATGTATTTTATGGTTGAAAATCCATATACTTGGACAAAAAGTGATTATGTAGGACTGGATCCGGAAAACTGTAATGCTTATACGGACCATCGCCCATTGACATCATTCGTTTTTGGAGTAAATGCAACTTTCTAA
- a CDS encoding RagB/SusD family nutrient uptake outer membrane protein, producing the protein MKILNKTLIGLLSLFCLVSCDFLEETAYNKVTVGNFYTTKEGITNGVNGLYSTLRNMYIQEYLIYMCEGPSDLWIAYNGSEQWRNWTIDATNNDVRSFWYNSYKSINQCNTVIYSLENDEIEGLDESLRIQYLAEALFIRAHYFYHLVQQFGDVPMSLKPTNSVETAVYKTKADEVWTQIISDLEYAMQNLPESYSVSEYGRVTKYAAMHHLSRVLLTVKRDNRDIENALEYAETVINSGQYSLVQSHAELWDINNKHNSEVIFPVLYTQNAELNGNGNTAHMFFCSAYSEEHPAVLRVIEYGRPWSRERSTDFAINLFDETIDKRWDDCFISRWNVTEESVTEKIFSPYSKQMEEKVWKKGELAMIDPREPWTPEQIKDVWPVLVFLPEYMREQIDPAIDVQSETNPNAKWPSNTRFTSYKMYAYLVKHLDPLRPEVNWTAGSRDVFVFRLADTYLLAAEAAFLLGNSQKAVEYINVVRHRAAVPGHETDMEIKSSDVSIDFILDERGRELMGEMHRWYDLKRTGKLMERMNDSNMSSSTAGKFEEFHILRPIPRDQLTNVSNPEEFTQNPGYGN; encoded by the coding sequence ATGAAAATACTAAATAAAACATTAATAGGTTTGCTGTCTTTATTCTGCTTAGTGTCTTGTGACTTCTTGGAAGAAACAGCTTATAACAAAGTGACTGTTGGTAATTTCTATACCACTAAAGAGGGAATTACTAATGGAGTGAATGGATTGTATTCTACCTTAAGAAACATGTATATACAGGAATATCTGATTTATATGTGTGAAGGTCCTTCTGATTTATGGATCGCTTATAATGGTAGTGAACAATGGAGAAATTGGACAATAGATGCAACCAATAATGATGTAAGAAGTTTTTGGTATAATTCTTATAAGTCAATAAATCAATGCAATACTGTTATTTATAGTTTGGAAAATGATGAAATTGAAGGGCTGGATGAAAGTTTGCGTATACAATATTTGGCGGAAGCCTTATTCATCAGAGCTCATTATTTTTATCATTTGGTTCAGCAATTTGGAGATGTTCCAATGTCTTTAAAACCTACAAATTCTGTTGAAACAGCTGTGTACAAAACAAAAGCTGATGAGGTGTGGACGCAAATTATTTCTGATTTGGAGTATGCAATGCAGAATTTGCCGGAATCTTATTCTGTTTCAGAATATGGTCGAGTAACAAAATATGCAGCGATGCATCACTTGTCAAGAGTTTTATTGACAGTAAAACGGGATAATCGTGATATTGAAAATGCATTAGAGTATGCAGAAACAGTGATTAATTCTGGACAATACTCATTGGTTCAGTCGCATGCAGAACTTTGGGATATTAATAATAAACATAATTCAGAAGTTATTTTCCCAGTGCTGTATACACAAAATGCTGAATTGAATGGAAATGGAAATACGGCTCATATGTTTTTTTGTTCTGCTTATTCAGAAGAACATCCGGCAGTATTGCGTGTGATAGAATATGGTCGTCCTTGGAGTAGAGAGCGTTCGACAGATTTCGCTATTAACTTGTTCGATGAAACGATAGATAAACGTTGGGATGATTGTTTTATTTCCAGATGGAATGTGACAGAAGAGTCTGTGACCGAAAAAATATTTAGCCCTTATAGCAAGCAGATGGAAGAAAAAGTTTGGAAAAAAGGTGAATTGGCGATGATCGATCCGAGAGAACCTTGGACACCAGAGCAAATCAAGGATGTTTGGCCGGTGCTTGTTTTCTTACCTGAATATATGCGTGAACAAATTGATCCGGCGATAGATGTCCAGTCTGAAACGAATCCCAATGCAAAGTGGCCTTCAAATACTCGTTTTACAAGTTATAAAATGTATGCTTATCTGGTAAAACACTTAGATCCGTTACGTCCGGAAGTCAATTGGACTGCAGGTTCACGAGACGTGTTTGTTTTCCGTTTGGCGGATACTTATTTGTTGGCTGCTGAGGCTGCATTTTTATTGGGTAATTCGCAGAAGGCTGTCGAGTATATTAATGTAGTTCGTCATAGGGCTGCTGTTCCCGGCCATGAAACAGATATGGAGATAAAATCATCGGATGTTTCGATTGATTTTATTTTGGACGAGCGTGGACGTGAACTGATGGGAGAAATGCATCGTTGGTATGATTTAAAACGTACAGGAAAATTAATGGAGCGTATGAATGATTCGAATATGAGCTCTTCAACTGCTGGAAAATTTGAAGAGTTCCATATCTTACGCCCAATACCCCGTGACCAACTCACCAATGTTTCAAATCCGGAAGAGTTTACACAGAATCCGGGTTATGGTAACTAA
- a CDS encoding RNA polymerase sigma-70 factor, protein MKNFTDEKTLLREIKNGNGEAFEFLFNSYYPRLRGYAARFVTDEEAVRDIIQESFLRFWEKRDLIEAVSISSLLFAMVRNACLNYLKHLQLVEQHNLEHLDRVAGQEELYYWDFNLSPEYTLLYKELQQQIRLVMNDLPSRCREVFEMSRFKKMKNREIADALQISTTAVEKHIAKALARFSAHFKDKYPLDVYIAILAWLLSE, encoded by the coding sequence ATGAAGAACTTCACAGACGAGAAGACTCTCCTTCGGGAGATAAAGAACGGAAACGGCGAAGCATTCGAATTTCTGTTCAATAGCTATTATCCTCGGTTGCGGGGATATGCTGCTCGTTTTGTGACAGATGAGGAGGCAGTCAGGGATATCATACAGGAGAGCTTTTTGAGGTTTTGGGAAAAACGTGATCTGATAGAAGCTGTTTCCATTTCATCTCTTCTTTTCGCAATGGTGAGAAATGCCTGTCTGAATTATTTGAAACATCTACAACTGGTCGAGCAGCATAACCTGGAACATTTGGATAGGGTGGCTGGGCAGGAAGAACTTTATTATTGGGACTTTAACCTGAGTCCGGAATATACGCTTCTGTATAAGGAACTGCAACAACAGATCCGTCTTGTTATGAATGATTTGCCCTCCCGTTGCCGTGAAGTATTTGAAATGAGCCGTTTTAAGAAAATGAAAAACCGGGAGATTGCAGATGCTCTCCAAATATCGACTACTGCGGTAGAGAAACATATAGCCAAAGCCTTAGCACGCTTTTCCGCACATTTTAAAGATAAATATCCGTTGGATGTCTATATCGCGATACTGGCTTGGCTGCTTTCCGAATGA
- a CDS encoding heavy metal translocating P-type ATPase produces MEAKTTCHSGCGCGHGHNKGEKRWEIALPILSFILLIAGLILDHTGQSWFSPAVKLVWYLTAFLPVGLPVMREAYREALQKDFFTEFSLMSIASIGAFSIGEYPEAVAVMLFYTVGEMLQNKAVERASQNISRLLDVRPERTDVFREGKYINVSPKEVKTGERIEVKPGGRIPLDGILQETEASFDTSALTGESMPRTLRKGDEVLAGMIVLGQAVRIEVNRPYDQSALARILALVKDAAERKAPAELFIRRFARFYTPAVIVLALLIVIVPALAGLVVPSFQYVFHDWLYRGLVFLVISCPCALVISVPLGYFGGIGAASQAGILFKGGNYLDAITRINTVAFDKTGTLTTGRFEVTDMLAHGISEPELLALLLSVEQKSTHPIAQAIVRYAKKQNISAINISEMHELAGHGMEAIIGGQEVLVGNIRLMTERGISIPEELSDKVATVVICAIGKKYAGHLLLSDTLKDDAVEAIAKLRKLGVTDIRLLSGDKKEIVESFAKRLDIDLAYGNLLPEDKATHIREMVEEPGKSVAFVGDGMNDAPVLALSHVGIAMGGLGSDAAIESADVVIQNDQPSKVATAIAIGRKTRTIVRQNIIGALGVKGIVLLAGALGYVTLWGAVFADVGVALLAVFNSVRILNRKVW; encoded by the coding sequence ATGGAAGCAAAAACTACTTGCCACTCCGGATGCGGATGTGGACACGGACACAATAAAGGAGAAAAACGTTGGGAGATAGCATTACCAATCCTGTCTTTCATTCTGTTAATTGCGGGACTGATCTTGGACCATACCGGACAAAGCTGGTTCTCGCCGGCGGTAAAGCTCGTCTGGTATCTGACAGCTTTCCTCCCGGTAGGGCTGCCTGTCATGCGAGAAGCTTATCGTGAGGCTTTGCAAAAAGATTTTTTCACTGAATTCTCATTGATGTCGATTGCTTCGATCGGAGCTTTCAGCATTGGCGAATATCCAGAAGCTGTAGCTGTCATGCTTTTCTATACGGTTGGAGAAATGCTGCAAAACAAGGCCGTCGAACGTGCTTCACAAAATATCAGCCGCTTGCTCGATGTCCGTCCCGAACGTACGGATGTATTCCGTGAAGGTAAATATATCAACGTCTCCCCGAAAGAGGTGAAGACAGGTGAACGGATCGAGGTAAAGCCGGGCGGACGCATACCGCTCGACGGAATTTTGCAGGAAACCGAAGCGTCGTTCGACACCTCCGCCCTGACAGGCGAAAGCATGCCCCGTACTCTCAGGAAAGGAGATGAAGTCCTGGCGGGAATGATCGTACTGGGACAAGCCGTCCGCATAGAAGTGAACCGCCCGTATGACCAGAGTGCATTAGCCCGCATTTTAGCGTTGGTGAAAGATGCTGCCGAACGTAAAGCTCCTGCCGAGCTGTTCATCCGCCGGTTCGCACGGTTCTACACACCGGCTGTGATCGTATTGGCTCTGCTGATCGTCATAGTTCCGGCACTTGCCGGGCTGGTGGTGCCGTCTTTCCAATATGTCTTCCATGACTGGTTGTACCGGGGATTGGTATTTTTGGTTATCTCCTGCCCATGCGCCTTGGTAATCAGTGTACCGCTGGGATATTTCGGAGGTATCGGGGCGGCTTCACAAGCCGGTATCTTGTTCAAGGGCGGCAATTATCTGGATGCTATCACCCGGATAAATACCGTCGCATTCGACAAAACCGGTACATTGACTACCGGCCGTTTCGAGGTGACGGATATGCTGGCACATGGAATTTCCGAACCGGAACTATTGGCCTTACTTTTATCCGTCGAACAGAAAAGTACTCACCCGATCGCACAGGCGATCGTCCGCTACGCAAAGAAACAGAATATCTCTGCAATCAACATCTCGGAGATGCATGAACTGGCCGGACATGGTATGGAAGCAATCATCGGTGGACAGGAAGTACTTGTCGGGAATATCCGCCTGATGACAGAGCGCGGGATTTCCATCCCCGAAGAGTTGTCCGACAAGGTGGCGACCGTCGTTATCTGCGCCATCGGCAAAAAATATGCCGGCCATCTACTATTGTCCGATACATTGAAAGATGATGCAGTGGAGGCGATTGCCAAACTGAGGAAGTTAGGAGTGACAGATATCCGTTTACTGTCGGGTGACAAAAAAGAGATTGTCGAGTCTTTTGCCAAACGTTTAGACATCGACCTCGCATACGGAAACCTGTTGCCGGAAGATAAGGCGACGCATATCCGGGAAATGGTTGAAGAGCCGGGTAAATCCGTAGCTTTTGTCGGAGACGGAATGAACGATGCTCCGGTATTGGCACTAAGCCATGTAGGAATTGCGATGGGCGGACTCGGTTCGGATGCAGCGATCGAGAGTGCCGACGTCGTTATCCAGAACGACCAGCCGTCCAAAGTCGCAACGGCTATCGCTATCGGTCGCAAGACACGTACAATTGTCCGTCAGAATATCATAGGGGCACTTGGTGTAAAAGGGATTGTACTGTTGGCTGGTGCATTGGGATACGTCACGTTGTGGGGAGCAGTCTTCGCAGATGTCGGTGTCGCTCTGCTGGCGGTCTTCAACTCGGTCCGCATACTGAACAGGAAGGTATGGTAA
- a CDS encoding FecR family protein, whose translation MKEQEIDNHQLAIRYFEGRITPSEEEILFRFVNDAPSNKRMFRQWEEEWMLSYKLIPEVSNEWKQLQRRMQVRQSLNGVFSTKYMQLQRFIAVAAIACVLLLSGTYGFYLYRNTETADNRFALETAYGEKSKLILADGTIVWLNAGSSLQYAGNFNSKNREVFLTGEAYFEVTKQSDGTPFVVKTDQYSVLVKGTKFNVSSYPEDISAKTTLLEGSIDILYKGRHIPVAPGELLSLDKQNGSFSRQRVQASQYKSWTEGRVEYDKITLNELAVRLSRKYDVQIHLGDDLEKDIAFRVSLRNEETVGDVFQALSEIIPIRYERRGRDIYIRKQ comes from the coding sequence ATGAAAGAGCAGGAGATCGATAATCACCAGTTGGCAATACGTTATTTTGAAGGACGCATTACTCCCTCCGAAGAAGAAATTCTTTTCCGGTTTGTGAATGATGCACCTTCCAATAAGAGAATGTTTCGCCAATGGGAGGAAGAATGGATGCTTTCTTATAAATTGATTCCTGAAGTTTCGAATGAATGGAAACAGTTGCAGCGCCGGATGCAGGTGCGTCAATCGCTGAATGGGGTGTTTAGTACTAAATACATGCAATTGCAGCGGTTTATCGCTGTTGCTGCAATTGCATGTGTTTTATTATTGAGTGGAACATATGGTTTCTATCTTTATCGGAATACGGAAACTGCCGATAACCGGTTTGCTTTAGAAACGGCCTATGGAGAAAAAAGTAAGCTGATATTGGCGGATGGAACGATTGTATGGTTGAATGCCGGTTCTTCTTTACAGTATGCCGGTAATTTCAATTCTAAAAACAGGGAAGTCTTTTTAACCGGCGAAGCTTATTTTGAAGTGACCAAACAGTCGGATGGAACTCCTTTTGTGGTTAAAACGGACCAGTATAGTGTATTGGTCAAAGGAACAAAGTTTAATGTATCTTCTTACCCCGAAGATATTTCTGCCAAAACGACATTATTGGAAGGCTCTATCGATATTTTATATAAAGGAAGACATATTCCGGTTGCACCGGGAGAATTGCTTAGTCTTGACAAACAAAACGGAAGTTTTTCCCGTCAGAGGGTGCAGGCATCTCAATATAAATCCTGGACAGAAGGTAGAGTTGAATATGATAAAATCACTCTCAATGAGCTAGCAGTCCGCCTATCCCGTAAATATGACGTTCAGATTCATTTGGGGGACGACTTGGAAAAAGATATTGCTTTCCGTGTATCACTTCGCAATGAAGAGACTGTCGGAGATGTCTTTCAAGCTTTATCCGAGATTATACCGATCCGTTATGAGCGGCGGGGCCGGGATATTTATATTCGAAAACAATAG
- a CDS encoding family 43 glycosylhydrolase, whose translation MKTLLLTILSLLLSLSANAQQLPLMMYGDTSRVGVPYSKDPHVVKFKGRYLMYHSIPPMKGDPASGWNIGIAESKDLVNWTKVGEITPAPGADYEKKGLCAPGALVKDGKVHLFYQTYGNGEKDAICHAVSDDGIRFKRNPTNPIFHPAGDWTCGRAIDAEVCEFKGRYFLYFATRDKNYDIQMQGVAVAPGNTNFNREDWVQATDSSILYPVYPWEGKCIEGASIAKRGDKLYMFYAGAYNNAPQQIGVAESEDGIVWKRLSEEPFLRNGKPGEWNSSESGHPHIFTDSDGRTYLFYQGNNDNGKTWYITQEEVIWKNGKPFLKGK comes from the coding sequence ATGAAAACACTTTTACTAACAATTCTCAGCCTGCTCCTCTCTTTGAGTGCAAATGCTCAGCAACTTCCCCTCATGATGTATGGTGATACCTCCCGTGTCGGAGTGCCTTATTCGAAAGATCCGCATGTGGTTAAATTTAAGGGGCGCTATTTGATGTATCATTCTATTCCGCCGATGAAGGGGGATCCTGCTTCTGGATGGAATATTGGGATTGCGGAGAGTAAGGATTTGGTTAACTGGACGAAGGTGGGAGAGATCACGCCTGCTCCCGGAGCTGATTATGAGAAGAAAGGACTTTGTGCACCCGGTGCGTTGGTGAAGGATGGAAAGGTGCATTTGTTTTATCAGACATATGGGAATGGTGAAAAAGATGCTATCTGCCATGCCGTATCGGATGACGGCATTCGTTTCAAGAGGAATCCGACGAATCCGATTTTCCATCCGGCCGGAGATTGGACTTGCGGTCGTGCCATAGATGCGGAAGTATGCGAGTTCAAAGGACGTTATTTCCTCTATTTTGCAACCCGCGATAAAAACTACGACATCCAGATGCAGGGAGTTGCCGTTGCTCCGGGCAATACTAATTTTAACCGGGAAGACTGGGTGCAGGCGACGGATTCCTCTATCCTGTATCCCGTGTATCCGTGGGAAGGAAAATGTATCGAAGGGGCTTCGATTGCAAAAAGAGGTGACAAGCTTTATATGTTTTATGCCGGAGCTTACAATAATGCCCCCCAACAAATCGGAGTGGCGGAAAGTGAAGACGGCATTGTTTGGAAACGCCTTTCGGAAGAACCTTTCCTTAGGAACGGCAAACCAGGCGAATGGAATTCCAGCGAATCCGGTCATCCTCATATTTTTACCGATTCGGACGGACGAACCTACTTGTTCTATCAGGGAAATAACGATAATGGAAAAACCTGGTATATCACACAAGAAGAGGTGATTTGGAAAAATGGAAAACCTTTTCTGAAAGGTAAGTGA
- a CDS encoding metallophosphoesterase, which produces MNRRLFFKRSCAGALLLSCPGLLARENEKRLRFGLVTDIHFAHRNVHGTRYYEQSITKLSEAIDVFNRRKLDFMIELGDLKDMGDTPERGQTLSFLDEIEAKFQTFDGPVYHVLGNHDMDSISKPEFLAHTANYGNAKGKPYYSFVRNQIKFIVLDGNCNEDGSDYDSGNFDWTKAFIPAGQREWLQQELKKDDLPVVIFIHELLDTFSGISKELCIGNAEEIVSILEQSGKVVAVIQGHHHAGNYSFRHGIHYFTMKGMIEGSLPENNSFAVVEIDKDLNIYIEGFYNCKNKEMKHNR; this is translated from the coding sequence ATGAATAGACGATTATTTTTTAAGAGATCATGTGCGGGGGCATTACTTTTATCCTGTCCGGGTTTGTTGGCGCGGGAAAATGAAAAGAGACTGCGTTTCGGCTTGGTAACGGATATACATTTTGCTCATCGGAATGTACACGGAACCCGCTATTATGAACAATCTATCACAAAATTATCGGAAGCAATAGACGTTTTTAATAGGCGGAAATTAGATTTCATGATTGAACTTGGAGATTTGAAGGATATGGGTGATACTCCTGAAAGAGGGCAGACTTTGTCGTTTTTAGATGAGATAGAAGCAAAGTTCCAGACATTCGACGGCCCTGTCTATCATGTGTTGGGCAATCATGATATGGATAGCATTTCAAAACCTGAATTCCTCGCGCATACGGCCAATTATGGGAATGCGAAAGGAAAACCTTATTATTCCTTCGTACGGAACCAGATTAAGTTTATCGTACTCGATGGTAACTGCAACGAGGATGGTTCCGATTATGATTCCGGTAATTTCGATTGGACCAAGGCGTTTATCCCCGCTGGCCAAAGAGAATGGTTGCAGCAGGAACTGAAGAAAGACGATTTGCCTGTCGTGATCTTTATCCATGAACTGTTGGATACTTTTTCGGGTATTAGTAAGGAACTTTGTATCGGCAATGCTGAGGAGATCGTTTCGATACTTGAGCAAAGCGGCAAGGTCGTAGCCGTTATCCAAGGACATCATCACGCGGGTAACTATAGTTTCCGGCATGGAATCCACTATTTTACGATGAAAGGAATGATAGAAGGAAGTCTTCCCGAAAATAATAGTTTTGCTGTTGTTGAAATAGACAAAGACTTGAATATCTATATAGAGGGGTTTTATAATTGCAAGAATAAGGAGATGAAACATAATAGATAA